A genomic stretch from Sulfurirhabdus autotrophica includes:
- the miaA gene encoding tRNA (adenosine(37)-N6)-dimethylallyltransferase MiaA produces MSISQPPAIFLMGPTASGKTGVAVELMQHLPVEIISVDSALVYRHMDIGTAKPEADILKVAPHHLIDIIDPTQSYSAAQFRTDALALMADITSRGKIPLLVGGTMLYFKTLQHGLSDLPKADLRLRNEIGERARQNGWPALHAELARLDPETAQRLNPMDSQRVQRALEVCYLSGEPMSVLFGRQNTSSFPYQVFNIALLPNDRSQLHQRIEQRFDVMLSQGVIDEVRWLRENYNLSLAIPSMRCVGYRQVWQYLDGEFDYDTMREKGIIATRQLAKRQLTWLRSTPDLQSFECMDDKLASNVVSYLKPFF; encoded by the coding sequence CATCTGCCGGTAGAAATTATCAGTGTGGATTCGGCCCTCGTATACCGTCATATGGATATTGGTACAGCCAAGCCAGAAGCGGACATTCTGAAAGTGGCCCCCCATCACCTTATTGACATAATTGACCCGACGCAAAGTTACTCTGCTGCACAGTTTAGAACCGATGCCCTTGCTCTGATGGCGGATATTACCTCACGGGGTAAAATTCCTTTGCTAGTTGGTGGAACCATGCTTTATTTCAAGACGCTACAGCATGGTTTAAGCGATTTGCCAAAGGCGGATTTGCGACTGCGTAACGAGATTGGTGAACGGGCAAGGCAGAACGGTTGGCCTGCATTGCATGCCGAACTGGCCCGTCTCGATCCGGAAACAGCGCAGCGCCTGAACCCAATGGATAGTCAGCGCGTCCAGCGCGCGCTGGAAGTGTGTTATTTGTCCGGAGAACCCATGTCGGTGTTATTTGGCCGACAAAATACCTCATCCTTTCCTTATCAGGTTTTCAATATAGCACTGTTGCCAAATGATCGCTCTCAGTTACATCAACGGATTGAGCAGCGTTTTGATGTGATGCTGTCACAAGGTGTCATTGATGAAGTGCGATGGTTGAGAGAAAATTATAATTTGTCTCTGGCTATTCCCTCTATGCGCTGCGTCGGGTATCGCCAGGTCTGGCAGTATCTGGATGGGGAGTTTGATTATGATACCATGCGCGAAAAGGGCATTATCGCCACACGACAGTTAGCCAAACGTCAGTTAACGTGGTTACGCTCCACTCCTGACCTTCAGTCTTTTGAATGTATGGATGACAAGTTGGCAAGCAACGTAGTGTCTTACTTGAAGCCTTTCTTTTAG